The following are encoded together in the Platichthys flesus chromosome 9, fPlaFle2.1, whole genome shotgun sequence genome:
- the foxd3 gene encoding forkhead box protein D3, whose protein sequence is MTLSGGSDRASDMSGQTVLTAEDVDIDVVGEGDDEGMERGDSDCDSPGGGILHGLRGEPGDDEVEDEIEVEKEEMGSGGGSPSCESSGEGEAGSGKGEGQDGSSASGGSLQKPKSSLVKPPYSYIALITMSILQSPQKKLTLSGICEFISSRFPYYREKFPAWQNSIRHNLSLNDCFVKIPREPGNPGKGNYWTLDPASEDMFDNGSFLRRRKRFKRVQPDMLRDQTALMMQSFGAYGLGGPYGRHYGIHPAYTHPAALQYQYMPPVGPMLPPGVPLLPSVELNRKVFNSQLSPSLQMQLNSLSTASMIKSEPSNRPSFSIENIIGVSSASSSSPQAFLRPPVTVQSALLSAQSLSLTRSSAAIAPLLSVPSSLLSGHGLSSATTLSKWPSQ, encoded by the coding sequence ATGACCCTGTCTGGAGGCAGCGACAGAGCCAGCGACATGTCCGGCCAGACCGTGCTCACGGCGGAGGACGTGGATATCGACGTGGTTGGAGAGGGAGACGACGAGGGCATGGAGAGGGGGGACAGCGACTGCGACAGCCCGGGGGGAGGCATCCTGCACGGCCTCCGAGGTGAGCCGGGGGACGacgaggtggaggatgagatcgaggtggagaaggaggagatgggcTCCGGTGGAGGGAGTCCGAGCTGCGAGAGCTCCGGGGAGGGAGAGGCTGGCTCAGGCAAGGGAGAGGGTCAGGACGGGAGCTCCGCGTCCGGAGGCTCGCTCCAGAAGCCCAAAAGCAGCCTGGTGAAGCCGCCTTATTCCTACATCGCCCTCATCACCATGTCCATCCTCCAGAGCCCGCAGAAGAAACTCACCCTCAGCGGGATCTGCGAGTTCATCAGCAGCCGCTTCCCGTACTACCGGGAGAAGTTCCCGGCGTGGCAGAACTCCATCCGCCACAACTTGTCCCTGAACGACTGCTTTGTGAAAATCCCACGGGAGCCCGGCAACCCCGGAAAGGGCAACTACTGGACCCTGGACCCCGCGTCCGAGGACATGTTCGACAACGGCAGCTTcctcaggaggaggaaaaggtTCAAGAGGGTTCAGCCGGACATGCTCCGGGACCAGACCGCGCTCATGATGCAAAGTTTCGGCGCGTACGGCCTCGGGGGCCCCTACGGGAGGCACTACGGGATCCACCCGGCGTATACCCATCCGGCGGCTCTGCAGTACCAGTACATGCCCCCGGTGGGACCCATGCTGCCGCCGGGCGTCCCCCTCCTGCCCTCGGTGGAGCTCAACCGAAAGGTGTTCAACTCCCAGCTCAGCCCGAGCCTCCAGATGCAGCTCAACAGCCTGAGCACGGCGTCCATGATCAAATCGGAGCCGTCCAACAGGCCGTCGTTCAGCATAGAGAACATCATCGGGGTGTCCAGCGCGTCCTCGTCCTCGCCCCAGGCCTTCCTGCGGCCTCCGGTGACCGTGCAGTCGGCCCTGCTGAGCGCGCAGTCCCTGTCCCTGACCCGGAGCTCCGCGGCCATCGCCCCACTCCTCAGCGTTCCGTCCAGTCTCCTCTCGGGACACGGTTTATCCTCCGCGACGACGCTGTCCAAGTGGCCGTCACAATGA